CAGCCCTTCCTGCACATAGTTGATGCCAAACGAGCGCATGGTATAGCGGTTGAAGTTGTAATTGAAGTCCCAGGTAAAGTCTTCAAAGTCGCCGGTCAGGCTTAAGGTTAAATCCTGGACATCATTGTTATATTCCGCCGTGCGCGGACCAAATTCGGTAAAGCGGTAACGCAGGCTGTCGCCGGCATTAACTCCTATCAGGGTATCGGTTTCCGGCAGATCACTTTCAAAGGTTACGCCACGGACACTGGCGGCGGCGGAAACGTCGGTGGAATTCATATGGGCCCAGTAACCGCGTACATAAAATTCCAGTTCATCGGTAAGGTCATAGCGGAAGCTGGCCATAATATTGTCCCGCACCTGGTGGGGGCGATATTCGGCATCCTGAGTGTAGTCATAGGCACAAATCACATCATTAGGATATTCGGCATCCCCTAGCGGGCCGACATACTGCCCGCCAAAAGTATCACATTGGCCGTCCCGCTGGGGAGACTTCCAGTCCCAGGTGTTACCATCCACAATCACCCGCGAAGAGGTAGACAAACCAAACCAGCTGTTGATATCGCCGGGATCGCCGTCCACCACCCGGGCCTTGGCATAATCGATATCCGCCAGGCCGATAGCGCTGCGTTCGTCGTGTTCATAAACAAAAAGAGAGGAGCTTCTGTCAGTGCTGGTGCCCGTCACCAGGCTGAAGGTATTGCGGTCGCCGCCGCTGATTTCAGCCCGCTCGGTAGTGCCTTTGATCTGGATACCGTCAAAGTCTTTCTTGAGGATAATGTTGACCACACCGGCGATGGCATCAGAGCCGTAAATGGCAGAGGCGCCGTCGGTTAACACTTCGATACGTTCAACCGCCGCCAACGGCAGGTCGTTGATGCTCGATGCCCCGCCGTCAAGGATGGGAGACTTGGCCATAGGCTGGCCGTCGAGCAATACCAAGGTATGGAACAGGCTCTGGCCCCGCAGCTCTATGGTTTGCTGTGACGACCAGGTATTGTTGGCACGGTTACCGCCGCTGCCTTCGGCATTAAAAGTACTGAACTGCAACACTTCCGCGACAGTAGAAAAACCGAGTTTTTCGATATGCACCGAATCAAATACCGTGACCGGCGAGGCCCCGACCGTGTCGACCCGCTTAATACGGGAGCCGGTGACTTCAATGCGTTCGACCCCTTCGGTCTCTGCTTTGATCACACCATCTTCAGCAAATACACTCGCCGGAGATGCCGACAGCAGCGACCCCAGGGCAAGGGCAACCAGAGATTTGTTAAATTTAGATTCAAAGCTTTTCGTTTTCATATTTCCTCTCTTAGCTTATGCGCCCGCACCTGTTACAGCTGAAGGCATTTTTGTTATCGGAGACTTTATTATTTTTTCATATAAAACACATCAACATTACATATACATTATATTGTATACAATTAAAGCGTTGAGATTTGAGTATAGAGGAATTAATCGTCTTTTGCAGGTTATTTTTTCAACTTATTTAACTTTTTATTAAAGAATAGTGAAAAATAATGAGGCAAAGGTGCTTCAAAGCAGCTAAATCCGCGGCTTTGAAGCATGGCCGCTTGCCGGTCAAAATGCAGGTCAGCAGTTACGATCCGCCAGGGCTTTGAGTATCTCCCGCTTCACCCGGCTACTGGTCAGCTGGTACCATTTCAGTTTTTTTAATACCTGCTCGGCCAGCTCATGGGGATTATCGATCTGGCTGATTCCTTCATAAGAAGCCCCGCCGCTTTCCAGCAGGGATGGCATCATACGCAGCAACCAGCGGACAATTTTATAAACCCACCCCCCCCACCACCAGGGCACGGGCAGCACACCGCCAACGGTTGCCACATCCCCCAACACCGGGGGCACAAGTGCGGTAGAAACCGCCAAAAACTCCGGATCTATCGGATTGATGGAAGCAACCACATTATTGCCCTTGTCGTTGGTGGGAATAAACTGGATGGACTCCCCCTGATCAAAAGTAGAATCGAAATGCACTTCAACATCGAATTCCTCACCGCTTTTCACCGGCGGGTTTATCTTCAGATGCACTTCATGTACATCCGAATAGGTTTCAGTGGCAAGCGCACTGCCGTCTGCCGCTTTGACCACCACCTTGCGGATATCGGGTAAGATGCTGTACCAGGGACCGTCAACCACTATCCTGATATCGTCTATGGTGCGCTCCCGGGACAAACCGTTGGTGAAGCTCCATTCCGTAGTACTTTCCACCCATGAATTGCCCGTCGGCGGCTGGGTGTCGGTATGTGGACCTGTCATTGTAGTCATGAGTAACATACTCCGTGATATTGCAGGCTATATCTGGGCATCACCTAGCCTGGCAGAAGGTGATCTATACCCAAACAACTTCATGTGCAGGTATTAGCGGCGGATAAAACACTTGCTTCAATCGCTTGATAACCAAGCAAAATAATCCGACCGTTAATGCCTTAATGCTATAAAAAGCATTTGCCCCAGTGGCCCGGGTACATATCTAGATGGTGGCGGCACCAGCCTGAATGTCTCACCCGGCTGGCATTATTCCCGGGCTGTCACCGGCAAATAATCGCAGATAGCCGCAGATAACAAAGGTCAACCCGGCAGCAAAACAAAGCCCATCCGCTTTATCCTGCCTTACGGGGTGAGACATCTGCCTGTTAGCGCGCACTTAACTAAAGAGCCCAGGTAGTGGTTAAACCGACCAGAGGCTATTGATTTACCCTTTTCCCAGAAGTTGATCACTCCTGTTTTGTAGGGTCTGCTTATCTTTGGCGGGAATTCACAGCCACAGGTAAGCAGGCCCTGACCAAGTTTGAATACTGGAGAGAAGCATGGATATTAAACGTAAAGAACTGGAACTGCGGCAGTCATTTAAAGTACTGCTGCTGCAAAACCCCAATTATTTTGGCAACCTTACCGACTGTGACCAGGCCAGCCCGGCGGCCATCATCGCCCCGAAGATCTCAGACACTACCTTCGAAGAGCTAACTTGCCTGGGTTACAACCCGCAAACCAAAGATCTGGGGGCCGTGGTACGCATCAAGCTTACCGGCGGTTACAGCGGCGGCCCTTGCACCGACGGCAGCAAGGAATATGTGCGCTTTTATCTCGACTACGGCGACGGCGTCTGGATAGACGAAGGCGTGGTTAATTTCGACGCCCACGACCTGCCCTTCGACGAACACCTCTGCTATGCCGTAAAACATTCCCTGAAACCGAAAAAACAAACCTGCTGCGACAAAACCCCGGTCCTGCCCAAGGTCAGGGCAATTCTGTCCTGGAACCTGGAGCCACCCGCCAACCAGCCCAACTGGCTGCCCATATGGGGCAACCGGCTCGAATGCGACATCCAGATTGAACCCCGCAATGATTTCTTCTGCAACCTGGTTGCCCAGCTTGGCGATCTGGTGGTACAGGAAATCGATCCTCTGGTGCTGGAGCAGATATCCGCAAAAGTCGCCGAGCCAGCCAAACCTTTGCCGGTCGCCCAAACCTATGCCCTTAAACAGAGCTATGGCAAAAAAGTGGAAGACGCCAGGCTGGGTTTTAAACCTGTGTACCAGCTGGCGGCCAACCCGGGAAACCAGCTGGCGCTTGCGCAAAGCAAGACCCTGAAACAGGCCGGGCTGAATATAGGCAAGATCACCGACTTCCTGAAGTTTCCCCAGTTCAACACCAGCTATGAAGAGCTTAAATGCGTCGGTTTAGACCGGGATGCCAGCGTGTTGCACGCAGATGTGCTTGTCAAAAAGCCAAGCGGTTATTCCGGCGACCTGTGTCAGGACGGCAGCCGCGAATATGTCGCCTTCTACCTGGATTTCGGCAGCGGCTGGCAGTACATGGGCACCAGCTCGGTAGGTGTGCACGACATCCCGGAAATTCCCGACAGCGGCCTTTGCTACCTGGTCACCCTGCCGGTAAACCTGACCGAGCAGCAAAAAGTGTGGTGCGAAACCGGCAAAGCCAAAATCCGCGGCATTCTTTCCTGGAATGTACCCCCGGTTCCCGGTAACCCCAACTATATTGCCCACTGGGGAGACTGGGAAGACTGCTGCATAGAGATCAGGCCCCTGCCCAACGGAGTAATTCCCGGCACCCTGACCCCGGTGATCGAATCTATCGGCAGCATGCCGGTATTACTGATTAATGCCGCAGGTTACGCCAACGGCAGCAACTCGGTGGGCCTGACCGGCATAGAAAGCCCCTTCGACGGCAATATTTTGATCTCCGGCATCATAGCCAACCAGATCAACAGCAGCGATCCCCTGGTGCCCCGCCTGAAATACCGGTTGATGATCAAGGCCCCTTCCAGCGCAATGCAGCCCTGGACCAAGGAATTCGAGATCTTCACCACCACCATCAGCGGCGGTATTCCCGGTCCCCAGGTCGCAGTGACGCAAGTACCGGACAGCGACGGCTGGGTAGATTATTATCCCGACTTTATGGTGCCGGATACCATTTCGGTAGACGATAATATGCTGGGACTGTTCGTGCCCACGGAAGCCGGGTTGCACGAGATCTATATCGAGGTGGACGACCCGAACTCCGCCGTCAACATTACCAGCGCCAGCGAGTTCTTTATGGTAGATAAAAAAGCACCGGACGTAGACATAGAGATCACCAGCGGCACGGGCAATTGCGGCAAGTTTACCGTAGGCGATATTATCTCAGGCACCTTCTCGATGACGGATGACCACAGCCTGGCTCTGGCGTTGTCGGTAACCCCAACAGCCGAAGCCAACGGCGCAACCCCGGAAATCACCGGCAGCGGCGGCGCCAGCAGCCTGAGCTACTCCGGCGGCACCCTGCCCGGCGGCGGCACGGCAGGCACCTGGAGCCTGGATACCGGCAATGGCGGCAACCCTATGGATCCCTGCGGTTACAATATCCGCATCCGCGGAGAAGACAGGACCATAGTCAACAGCGCCTTTATCGGCCATGAGAACTGGGATATTGAAGGCTTCTGTCTGGAGGATTAATGCTTGGAGAATAATAAGCATACGATAAAGGGGTATAAGCCAGATAACTTATGCCCCTTTAAAAAACAGCATTCAGCTTGGAAAACACAACATTAGCGACTCAAATGAAAACTCCAGGCTCCGGCTAATATCTATAGATCAAACCGGTTATCGCCCCTCACCACTAAAGCGTATCACGCAATGATAAAAATGTTTGTTTTCCCCGGTTCGGGCTGGTTTTTAGCATACTCACAGGAGATATGCTCCGCTCGAATGACTCATAACCCGGAATAACGGCTTTCAAACTGTTTTCATCAAGCCGTTTAAATGCCATCGACCAGTCACCAAAGGCCCGGTTTTCAATCTCTCCTTGGTAAAACACTTCAACATTTGTATGCCGGCTGTCCCTGGCTATGGTCTGATATAAGTCTTTTACTATATCTTCTTCCCCCTCAAGCAGCTGTATAAACTCACGGTCGTGGTAAACAAGCATACCGGTTACGCCAATACTTTTGTTTTTCAACCGGGTTGTCTGTAAAAGCACCATAAGTTCAGATTCAGAGAAACCTTGGGGGGCGACACTTGTATAGAGTAATTCAAACATTTGATTTCCTTATCAAAATAAATTAGCCTGCTAAAACCCAGGATACAATAAATAACAAACAGCAACGACCCCTTGAACCGGATCAGCTTTATTCAAACTAACTGCTAATTACAGGCTTTTCAACACATAATCACCCGGGCAATAACATTATTGTCGCAGTTCTTATGCCTGTATAAAACTGCTCATGGATACATAAACGGGGACATGGTTGAGAAATAAACTGAAATTACATTGCAGCTTGATGTTTTAACAACTTTCTAAAAAACTTAAAACGGCTCATAAGTGAAGCTGTCATAGCATGGCTAACAACTGCTATATCAATAAACATGAGCAGTACCGTTAATCAGTACAGCGGAAACAGGTACTATTTAATATAAAGGCTTTATTATGAATACATTTTCGCAACTCTTTGCTTTTGCATGCTTTTTCTTATTTTTAGCTTGTGTCTTATATATTGTTTTCGGGCAAGTAACAGTTAGAAAGCTAAGAAAAAATCCAAAAACTAAAGCTGTTATGGGCATCGAGTATGCCAGTGGCTGGGATATTATTAATGTAGCTCAAGCTCTGGCACTTCCACGCTCATGGAGCCGAAAATTAAAGAAAAGCCCGCTATCTTACCTTTACGCTAATTCAGAATTGCTATTTGAAAATACCACTAAATTTGATCAAGTTCTTGCCGCTGTTTTTTTCTGGTTATTGACCTTGTCCGGACTAGCGGCAGCATTATTGCTGCTCTTAAATACCTTGGGCTTGTTTGGCTGATAACGAACTGTTCATAACCTTACACAAAAGTGCCCGACAAGCAGCCTCAACACAGAATAACCAACAATAAAATCAACAACATAAACATATATAAGAGATACTGCTAAGACATACAGCTGATATTCCTTAAAAGTCCTAAACCCTATGGCTCCACCAAGCATTTTGTACTATTAATTAAGGGGGTTTACTACGTTGTTATCAATAAAAAGGAGGTGTTTTAAAGAAAAAACTTTCACAAAAAAATGCTCATTAAGAGCCAGGCGCTTCCCCCAAGTGGAGCAACACTTAGAGGAAGCTAACCAAAACCGATACACCAGAGGTATCAATTATGGCTAAAACTAATGATAAGCCAGAGTTTCACTCGGTTAAAGTTTTTGTAACAGAAAACATACCAACCCGCCACCGGCACCTGTCTGTAACCGTCGGTACTGATTTTATCCCTTGCTTAACCGGCTATTTTGCCCGCTGCTTTATCAGCAGATATTTACCGCTCCCTTTTGACGGAGGACAAGCCCATGTCTGAATCAACCCCCCTTGATAAAGAAGCCGGCGGCAAAGCGCTGTTATCGGCGCTGATCAGCCTGACCGATGACTTTCACAAATTCACGGAAGAGTGCGCTTTTCTTTGCGATGCTTTCGCCGCGGTTGCCCGCGAACCGGAATGTATCAACGAAGACACCAGCGAGGGCATAGGCCATATCAGTTATTGGCTTAAAGATCAGGTTAAAGGTTACGACGAGCGAATAAACGTGCTCT
This genomic window from Thalassomonas viridans contains:
- a CDS encoding BLUF domain-containing protein, with the protein product MFELLYTSVAPQGFSESELMVLLQTTRLKNKSIGVTGMLVYHDREFIQLLEGEEDIVKDLYQTIARDSRHTNVEVFYQGEIENRAFGDWSMAFKRLDENSLKAVIPGYESFERSISPVSMLKTSPNRGKQTFLSLRDTL